The DNA sequence GCCTCCTCCTCGCCGTTGCCGCCGCCCTTGAACTGCTGAACGGCCTCGCCGACCATGCGGACGTACAGGTCGAAGCCGACGCCCTCGATGTGGCCGGACTGCTCGCCGCCGAGCAGGTTGCCCGCGCCCCGGATCTCCAGGTCCTTCATCGCCACGTACATGCCCGCGCCGAGTTCGGTGTGCTGGGCGATCGTGGCCAGGCGCTCGTGCGCCTGCTCGGTGAGCGGCTTCTCCGGCGGGTAGAGGAAGTAGGCGTAGGCGCGCTCGCGGCCGCGGCCGACCCGGCCCCGGATCTGGTGCAGCTGGGCCAGGCCGAGCAGGTCGGCCCGCTCCAGGATCAGGGTGTTGGCGTTCGGGATGTCGATGCCGGACTCGATGATCGTGGTGGCGACCAGGACGTCGTACTCCTTCTCCCAGAAGCCGACCATCACCTTCTCCAGCGCGTCCTCGCCCATCTGGCCGTGCGCGGCGACCACGCGCGCATCGGGCACCAGCTCGCGCAGGCGCCGCACCGCCTTGTCGATCGTCTCGACCCGGTTGTGCAGGTAGAACACCTGGCCGTCGCGCAGCAGCTCGCGGTGGATAGCCGCGGCGACCTGCTTGTCGTCGTACGCCCCGACGTAGGTGAGGACCGGGTGGCGCTCCTCCGGCGGCGTGGTGATCTGGGACATCTCCCGGATGCCGGTGATCGACATCTCCAGGGTGCGCGGGATCGGCGTCGCCGACATGCTCAGCATGTCGACGTTGGTGCGCAGCTCCTTCAGCCGCTCCTTGTGCTCGACGCCGAACCGCTGCTCCTCGTCGACGATGACCAGCCCGAGCTTGTTGAAGCGGGTGCTCTTCTGGATCAGCCGGTGCGTGCCGATGAGGATGTCGGCACGGCCGTCGGCCGTCATCGCCAGCGTCTCCTCGGCCTCCTTCGGGGTGGCGAAGCGCGACAGCTGCCGCAGCACCACCGGGAACTGCGCCATCCGGTCGGAGAACGTGTTGTAGTGCTGCTGGGCCAGCAGCGTCGTCGGGACGAGCACGGCGACCTGCTTGCCGTCCTGCACCGCCTTGAACGCCGCCCGTACCGCGATCTCGGTCTTGCCGTAGCCGACGTCGCCGCAGATCAGCCGGTCCATCGGGGCCGTCTTCTCCATGTCGGCCTTGACCTCCTCGATCGCCGACAGCTGATCGGGGGTCTCCTGGTACGGGAAGGCGTCCTCCAGCTCGCGCTGCCAGGGCGTGTCCGGGCCGAACGCGTGACCGGGCGCGGCCTGGCGCGCCGCGTACAGCTGGATGAGCTGCGCGGCGATCTCCTTGACCGCCTTGCGGGCGCGGGCCTTGGCCTTCTGCCAGTCGGCGCCGCCCATCTTGTGCAGCGTCGGCTGCTCCCCGCCGACGTAGCGGGACAGCTGGTCCAGGGCGTCGGTGGGCACGAACAGGCGGTCGCCGGGCTGGCCGCGCTTGCTGGAGGCGTACTCGATGACGAGGTATTCGCGGTCGGCGCCGTTGACCTTGCGCTGGACCAGCTCGACGTACTTGCCGATGCCGTGCTGCTCGTGCACCACGAAGTCGCCCGCGCGCAGCTCCAGCGGGTCGATGGTGTTGCGCCGGCGCGAGGGCATCCGGCCCAGCTCGCGGGTGCCGGTGCCGCGGCCGCCGGAGATCTCGGCGCCGGTGACCACGGCCAGCTTCGCCCCGGGCGCGACCAGGCCCTGGCGCAGCGGCCCGCACGAGACGACGACCTGGTTAGGTTCGGGTACGTCGGTGACCTCTGCGATCAGGGACGCGCCGAGGCCCGCGTCGCGCAGCACCTCGACCGAGCGCTGCGCCGGGCCGTGCCCCTCGAACACCAGCGCCACCCGCCAGCCCTCGGCCAGCCAGCCGCGCAGGTCGGCGATCACCTTCGCGGTGTCGCCGTGATACACCGGCGGCTGGGTCGCGGCCCAGCTCAGCACGGTGGCGGTGTCCGGCGCGACCTGCACCGGCGCCGCGTCCAGCCACGGCTCGCCGGCGCCGCCGGGGCGCTCGGTCTCGACCAGCCCGAACGGGGACACCGTCCACCAGGACAGTTTGAGTTGGGCGGCGTGCTGCCGTACCTCCGCGAGGGTCTTGAACGCGGCGGCGCCGAGGTCGATCGGGGCCTTGCCGCCGACGGCGGCCGCGGCCCAGCTCGCCTCCAGGAACTCCTCCGAGGTCCGGACCAGGTCGTGGGCGCGCGTGCGGATCCGCTCCGGGTCCGCGAGCAGCACGAGCGTGTCCCCGGGCACGCAGTCCAGCAGCAGCTCCATGCTGTCGCCGCCCGCGTGCAGGGCCGGGGCCAGCGACTCCATGCCCTCGACCGGGATGCCCTCGGCCAGCTTGGTGAGCATCTCCTCCAACGCCGGATGGTCGGCGGCCAGCCGCGCGGCGCGGGCGCGCACGTCCGGCGTCAGCAGCAGCTCGCGGCACGGCGGCGCCCACAGCCGGTCGACCTTGTCGATGGTCCGCTGGTCGGCCACGGC is a window from the Catellatospora sp. TT07R-123 genome containing:
- the mfd gene encoding transcription-repair coupling factor; amino-acid sequence: MNLTGLLDAALTDPALARTAQLARTEPELDLTAPASARPFLVAAAAAARPLLVVTATSREAEDLADALGAFVDPDTVAVYPAWETLPHERLSPRSDTVGRRLAVLRRLAHPGEAGRLRIVVAPVRSALQPQLRGLGDLNPIDLRPGSTAPLDELTHTLHDLAYARVDLVTKRGEFAVRGGILDVFPPTDEHPSRVEFWGDEVEEIRTFAVADQRTIDKVDRLWAPPCRELLLTPDVRARAARLAADHPALEEMLTKLAEGIPVEGMESLAPALHAGGDSMELLLDCVPGDTLVLLADPERIRTRAHDLVRTSEEFLEASWAAAAVGGKAPIDLGAAAFKTLAEVRQHAAQLKLSWWTVSPFGLVETERPGGAGEPWLDAAPVQVAPDTATVLSWAATQPPVYHGDTAKVIADLRGWLAEGWRVALVFEGHGPAQRSVEVLRDAGLGASLIAEVTDVPEPNQVVVSCGPLRQGLVAPGAKLAVVTGAEISGGRGTGTRELGRMPSRRRNTIDPLELRAGDFVVHEQHGIGKYVELVQRKVNGADREYLVIEYASSKRGQPGDRLFVPTDALDQLSRYVGGEQPTLHKMGGADWQKAKARARKAVKEIAAQLIQLYAARQAAPGHAFGPDTPWQRELEDAFPYQETPDQLSAIEEVKADMEKTAPMDRLICGDVGYGKTEIAVRAAFKAVQDGKQVAVLVPTTLLAQQHYNTFSDRMAQFPVVLRQLSRFATPKEAEETLAMTADGRADILIGTHRLIQKSTRFNKLGLVIVDEEQRFGVEHKERLKELRTNVDMLSMSATPIPRTLEMSITGIREMSQITTPPEERHPVLTYVGAYDDKQVAAAIHRELLRDGQVFYLHNRVETIDKAVRRLRELVPDARVVAAHGQMGEDALEKVMVGFWEKEYDVLVATTIIESGIDIPNANTLILERADLLGLAQLHQIRGRVGRGRERAYAYFLYPPEKPLTEQAHERLATIAQHTELGAGMYVAMKDLEIRGAGNLLGGEQSGHIEGVGFDLYVRMVGEAVQQFKGGGNGEEEAAEVKIDLPVDAHLPHDYIDSERLRLEIYRKLASARDEVALKEVVAELTDRYGEPPAPVANLVAVAKLRLAVRQYGLTEISMQGRHIRFSPLELPDSRQLRLKRYHPDAVYKQTAAQVSVPVPTNRRVGGEPLRDQQLLDWCVQLLKDVLGS